One part of the Sphingobacterium sp. LZ7M1 genome encodes these proteins:
- a CDS encoding cytochrome c oxidase subunit II translates to MKFKLHNRFKSLFGGLLAINLLFAAPAMATIQEQAADTAKVEQAATPAVTADSAAAPADSAAAAPAATDSASVSASSTSSSTVTPAASTTKEEKKIDPQVYKNLTYYILLFLVLCTVVAVIGKVQSIYVLTKKVNGKYNPLANNTLQAVLLFVFLVGFLGFVYYGYAVWGSWSWRPAATEHGKDIDRMFIITTVIITIVLVLVHILLLTFTFIYRMRAKRKAYFYPHNDAIERLWTIVPAVVLTILVLFGFFTWRSITNIPEDLKKSALQIEVLGEQFMWTVRYPGADGEFGKRNYKLTTPLNSYGIDYNDKTAWDDVKGDEIVIPVNKPVRFHIMSKDIIHSFYIPDFRVQINAVPGMTNYFQFTPTITTDEMRDKMNDPQYNFVMLCAKICGESHYNMQKNVRVVTEAEYKEWLSKQAKFFTEDLQKEFAQTEGNTEKNDRIAASIN, encoded by the coding sequence ATGAAGTTTAAATTACATAACAGATTTAAGTCCTTATTTGGAGGCTTATTAGCTATTAACCTATTGTTTGCTGCTCCTGCAATGGCTACCATTCAGGAACAAGCAGCTGATACAGCGAAGGTTGAGCAAGCGGCAACACCTGCAGTAACTGCAGATTCGGCTGCTGCACCAGCTGATAGTGCTGCTGCGGCGCCTGCTGCAACAGATTCAGCTAGCGTTTCAGCATCTAGTACTTCAAGCAGCACAGTAACTCCGGCTGCTTCAACAACCAAAGAAGAGAAGAAAATTGATCCTCAGGTTTACAAAAACTTGACTTACTATATTTTACTTTTCTTGGTTTTATGTACTGTGGTTGCAGTTATCGGAAAGGTACAGTCGATCTACGTATTGACTAAGAAAGTAAATGGAAAATACAATCCTTTGGCAAATAATACACTACAAGCAGTTTTATTATTTGTTTTCTTGGTTGGATTTTTAGGATTTGTGTATTACGGATATGCAGTTTGGGGAAGTTGGTCATGGAGACCTGCGGCGACCGAGCATGGTAAGGATATCGATAGAATGTTTATCATCACTACAGTTATCATTACTATCGTATTAGTATTGGTTCATATTTTATTATTGACCTTTACTTTTATCTACAGGATGCGCGCAAAACGCAAAGCATATTTCTATCCACATAACGATGCTATTGAAAGATTATGGACAATTGTTCCAGCGGTAGTACTAACTATCTTGGTATTGTTCGGTTTCTTTACTTGGAGATCAATCACCAATATTCCGGAAGATCTAAAAAAATCAGCTTTACAGATTGAAGTTTTAGGTGAGCAGTTCATGTGGACAGTTCGTTATCCAGGAGCGGATGGTGAATTTGGAAAACGTAATTATAAATTGACTACTCCATTGAACTCTTATGGTATAGACTATAATGATAAAACAGCTTGGGATGATGTTAAAGGGGATGAAATTGTAATTCCGGTTAACAAACCAGTTCGTTTCCACATTATGTCAAAAGATATTATTCACTCTTTTTATATTCCTGATTTCCGTGTTCAAATCAACGCAGTACCAGGAATGACCAACTACTTCCAGTTTACACCAACCATCACTACTGATGAGATGCGTGATAAGATGAATGATCCACAATACAACTTCGTAATGTTATGTGCGAAGATCTGTGGTGAATCTCACTACAACATGCAAAAGAATGTAAGAGTGGTTACCGAAGCTGAGTACAAGGAGTGGTTAAGCAAACAAGCTAAATTCTTCACAGAAGACCTTCAAAAAGAGTTTGCTCAAACAGAAGGAAACACTGAGAAGAATGACCGTATCGCGGCTTCAATAAATTAA
- a CDS encoding cbb3-type cytochrome c oxidase subunit I, whose translation MIAKQFLITGIIMAVFAMILSILFRIQLAWPDHEFPILEVFLGKWAEGGRIRPDFFLSLVTIHGTMMVFFVLTAGLSGTFSNLLIPYQLGARDMASPLMNMLSYWFFFTACVIMVASFFIESGPASAGWTIYPPLSAVPKAIAGSGLGMTLWLISMALFIASQVLGGVNYISTVLNMRTKGMELWKMPLTIWAFFLTAIVGLLSFPVLVSAVVLLFFDRSVGTSFYLSDLVVQGTILPNEGGSPILFQHLFWFLGHPEVYIVVMPALGLTSEVISTNSRKPIFGYHAMVYSLVGITVLSFIVWGHHMFVTGMSPFLGGVFMITTLIIAVPSAVKAFNYIATLWRGNIRFTPAMMFAIGMVSFFVSGGLTGLYLGNAALDINLHDTYFVVAHFHLVMGSASIFGMLSGVYHWYPKMFGRMMDERLGYFHFWLTFIGAYLVFFPMHFMGIDGVPRRYYAFTEFPFMEKWVSVNLLITWAAIVSAVGQVAFLWNFFGSIWCGKRAPQNPWDANTLEWTTPVEHIHGNWPGEIPTVYRWPYDYSKPGHDADFIPQSTPLSQTMSSNLLHDWEGNEEGIEAQKVYNREHNREEEG comes from the coding sequence ATGATTGCTAAGCAGTTCTTGATCACTGGTATCATAATGGCGGTTTTCGCTATGATCCTGTCGATTTTATTCCGTATTCAATTAGCATGGCCTGATCATGAGTTTCCAATTCTTGAGGTTTTCTTGGGAAAATGGGCTGAAGGTGGTCGAATTAGACCGGACTTCTTCCTGTCCTTGGTAACTATTCACGGTACCATGATGGTATTCTTTGTATTAACAGCAGGTCTATCAGGTACGTTCAGTAACTTATTAATCCCTTATCAATTGGGAGCTAGAGATATGGCTTCACCATTGATGAACATGTTATCATACTGGTTTTTCTTTACCGCTTGTGTGATCATGGTTGCTTCTTTCTTCATTGAAAGTGGTCCTGCATCTGCTGGATGGACAATTTATCCTCCACTTTCTGCAGTTCCAAAAGCTATCGCAGGTTCTGGATTAGGTATGACCCTATGGTTAATTTCCATGGCTTTATTTATTGCATCACAGGTATTAGGAGGTGTTAACTATATCTCTACAGTATTGAACATGCGTACTAAAGGAATGGAATTATGGAAAATGCCTCTTACTATTTGGGCATTCTTCTTAACAGCTATCGTTGGTTTGTTATCTTTCCCAGTTTTAGTTTCTGCAGTAGTATTATTATTCTTTGACCGTTCAGTAGGTACATCCTTCTATTTATCAGATTTAGTGGTTCAAGGTACTATCCTTCCTAACGAAGGTGGATCTCCAATTTTGTTCCAACACTTATTCTGGTTCTTAGGACACCCTGAGGTATATATCGTAGTAATGCCTGCATTAGGTTTAACTTCTGAGGTAATTTCTACAAACTCTCGTAAACCAATCTTTGGTTACCATGCGATGGTTTATTCCCTAGTTGGTATTACAGTTTTATCTTTCATCGTTTGGGGTCACCACATGTTCGTAACAGGTATGAGTCCATTCTTGGGAGGTGTATTTATGATTACCACCTTGATCATTGCTGTTCCTTCAGCCGTTAAGGCCTTTAACTATATTGCAACTCTATGGAGAGGTAACATCCGTTTCACTCCTGCGATGATGTTTGCAATCGGTATGGTTTCTTTCTTCGTATCTGGAGGTTTAACAGGTTTGTACCTAGGTAACGCAGCATTAGACATCAACTTACATGATACTTATTTCGTAGTAGCTCACTTCCACTTGGTAATGGGTTCAGCATCTATCTTCGGTATGTTGTCAGGAGTTTACCATTGGTATCCTAAGATGTTCGGACGTATGATGGACGAGCGTTTGGGTTACTTCCACTTCTGGTTGACATTCATTGGTGCTTACTTGGTATTCTTCCCAATGCACTTTATGGGTATTGATGGGGTTCCTCGTCGTTACTATGCTTTCACTGAGTTTCCATTTATGGAAAAATGGGTATCAGTTAACTTGTTGATTACTTGGGCAGCTATCGTTTCAGCTGTTGGACAAGTTGCTTTCTTGTGGAACTTCTTCGGATCCATCTGGTGTGGAAAACGTGCTCCGCAAAACCCTTGGGATGCAAATACATTGGAGTGGACTACTCCAGTAGAACATATTCACGGAAACTGGCCAGGAGAAATCCCTACAGTATACCGTTGGCCTTATGATTACAGTAAACCTGGACATGATGCAGATTTCATTCCTCAAAGCACTCCACTTTCACAAACAATGAGCTCAAACTTATTGCATGACTGGGAAGGAAATGAAGAAGGTATTGAAGCTCAAAAGGTTTACAATCGTGAGCATAACAGAGAAGAAGAAGGGTAG
- a CDS encoding heme A synthase has product MYPAAEKRFIRINKITIIVLFLVITAGGVVRSTGSGMGCPDWPKCFNRIIPPTDASQLPEGFEQHYVEGRIKKNERFAKMIEAFGYSHLADQIRHDETIHEHEEFNAVKTWTEYINRLTGVLAGFSMLFTAIYSFTYWKKKKAIVIWSVLNLIVVVIQAWLGSIVVSTNLTPWVITIHMLLALIIVCIAIQTYYWAIKLRDNSFLKNTNKGFTWITLISLAILVIQVVFGTDVREIIDHLNQQGVQRSEWIDSIGLPYVTHRLLAYVTLALSVFLYFKIRSSELINTVQFKYAKISLVLVCIQMLSGIILARFHVPAVAQTVHLVIASLLVGSQYYLLLILNKPEKALSTTV; this is encoded by the coding sequence ATGTATCCAGCAGCTGAAAAGCGTTTTATACGGATAAATAAGATCACGATTATCGTTCTTTTCTTAGTAATAACAGCAGGAGGAGTCGTTCGGAGTACAGGTTCAGGAATGGGTTGCCCGGATTGGCCAAAATGTTTTAACAGGATTATCCCTCCAACAGATGCTTCTCAATTACCTGAAGGTTTCGAGCAGCATTATGTAGAAGGTCGCATCAAGAAGAATGAACGCTTTGCCAAAATGATCGAAGCGTTTGGATATTCGCACTTAGCAGATCAAATTCGTCACGATGAAACAATCCATGAGCATGAAGAATTCAATGCTGTAAAAACTTGGACTGAATATATAAATCGTCTGACTGGAGTTTTAGCCGGTTTCAGTATGCTGTTTACAGCAATATATTCTTTTACTTATTGGAAAAAGAAAAAAGCCATAGTCATATGGAGCGTTCTTAATCTTATTGTCGTTGTTATACAAGCCTGGTTAGGGTCGATTGTTGTTTCAACAAATCTTACCCCTTGGGTCATTACCATTCACATGCTGTTGGCTTTGATAATTGTTTGTATTGCTATACAGACATATTATTGGGCGATTAAATTGCGAGACAACTCTTTCTTGAAGAATACCAATAAAGGGTTTACATGGATCACATTGATCTCATTGGCAATTTTAGTTATTCAAGTAGTATTTGGTACTGATGTTCGGGAGATAATCGACCATCTTAATCAACAAGGAGTACAACGTAGCGAATGGATTGATTCTATTGGGTTACCCTATGTAACGCATAGACTCTTAGCATATGTCACTTTAGCCTTGAGTGTATTTTTATATTTCAAGATAAGGTCTTCAGAATTGATCAATACGGTTCAATTCAAGTATGCGAAGATTTCATTGGTATTAGTTTGTATCCAAATGTTGTCAGGGATAATATTGGCTAGGTTTCATGTTCCCGCAGTGGCACAAACAGTGCATTTGGTAATTGCAAGTTTATTGGTTGGTTCACAATATTATTTATTGTTGATCCTTAACAAACCAGAGAAAGCATTATCAACAACGGTTTAG
- the cyoE gene encoding heme o synthase, with protein sequence MKEFISDFNKLVKLRLTLTVVFSASISFLIGATQQGDIIWFNWALLTIGGFLVTGAANGFNEIIERDLDKLMKRTEDRPLPAGRMTTGQALILSVFMGIAGTLILVELNFIAGLLSVFSIFLYAFVYTPLKQKSPIAVWVGAIPGALPPLIGYYAAFESAGFGLAYAEVSEQAIVITPLVLFTIQFFWQFPHFWAIAWVSDDDYKRAGFRLLPTTRKDKLSAWFIFVSCLLMIPIGFLPMYFGIGGWVFTILSLIGGLLFTWYGYQHLQKMEVSTAKKIMFTSFAYLPLTQLVLLFDFIPFK encoded by the coding sequence ATGAAGGAATTTATTTCAGATTTTAACAAACTTGTCAAGCTGAGGCTTACGCTAACAGTTGTGTTCTCTGCTTCCATTTCATTTTTGATTGGAGCAACACAGCAAGGTGATATCATCTGGTTTAATTGGGCGTTGTTGACTATTGGAGGATTTTTGGTAACAGGTGCTGCCAATGGATTTAACGAGATCATCGAAAGAGATCTTGATAAATTAATGAAGCGTACCGAAGATAGACCATTACCTGCAGGAAGGATGACCACAGGACAGGCTTTAATTTTAAGCGTGTTCATGGGAATAGCTGGGACTTTGATCTTGGTAGAATTGAATTTTATAGCAGGTTTACTATCTGTGTTTTCAATTTTCCTTTATGCCTTTGTCTATACACCATTAAAACAAAAATCACCAATAGCAGTGTGGGTAGGAGCGATTCCAGGAGCATTGCCACCACTAATTGGTTATTACGCTGCATTTGAATCTGCAGGATTCGGATTAGCATATGCCGAGGTAAGTGAGCAGGCAATCGTAATTACGCCATTGGTTTTGTTTACCATTCAGTTCTTCTGGCAGTTCCCACATTTCTGGGCAATTGCTTGGGTATCTGATGACGATTACAAAAGAGCAGGTTTCAGATTGCTACCTACGACGAGGAAGGATAAATTATCAGCATGGTTCATTTTTGTTTCATGTCTGCTAATGATTCCAATTGGTTTTCTTCCGATGTATTTTGGGATTGGCGGATGGGTATTTACCATTCTTTCCTTAATAGGAGGATTACTTTTCACCTGGTATGGTTATCAACATCTTCAAAAGATGGAGGTCAGTACAGCAAAAAAGATCATGTTTACTTCTTTTGCTTATTTGCCCTTAACTCAATTAGTGTTGTTGTTTGACTTTATACCTTTTAAATAA
- a CDS encoding cytochrome c oxidase subunit 3, with protein sequence MDLQLSMDKQELMNEELLKSRKAKKFNLWLGMIGMFMMFAALTSGFIVYTASGVDKGIKTILPYAFIYSTAVIVLSSVSMYLAFKAVKANQISKQKTYLLITIVLGVVFFWLQVEAWSVLFHRGITFVNSNASQSFIYVFTGLHLAHIIAGILVLVRCYIGAMRKIALDNNIFRMELASIFWHFLGLLWIYIYVFLLLNQ encoded by the coding sequence ATGGATTTACAATTATCGATGGATAAGCAAGAGTTGATGAATGAAGAACTACTAAAATCAAGAAAAGCAAAGAAATTTAATCTTTGGCTTGGAATGATCGGTATGTTCATGATGTTTGCTGCTTTGACAAGTGGATTTATAGTATATACTGCAAGTGGTGTAGATAAGGGGATCAAAACTATCTTACCATATGCGTTCATCTATAGTACCGCAGTAATTGTATTAAGTAGTGTTAGCATGTACCTTGCTTTCAAAGCAGTAAAAGCTAATCAAATATCAAAACAAAAGACCTACTTATTGATTACTATTGTATTAGGGGTAGTTTTCTTTTGGTTGCAAGTCGAAGCTTGGTCTGTATTGTTTCATAGAGGGATAACCTTTGTGAACTCTAATGCTTCGCAATCGTTCATATACGTATTTACAGGCTTACACTTAGCCCACATCATAGCCGGAATATTGGTGTTGGTTAGATGTTATATTGGAGCAATGCGCAAAATTGCTCTTGATAACAATATCTTCCGGATGGAACTTGCCTCTATATTTTGGCATTTTCTAGGTCTATTATGGATTTATATTTATGTTTTCTTACTTTTGAATCAATAA
- a CDS encoding cytochrome c oxidase subunit 3: MSTTVSQLDKVKQGPWSGGKSPWNLEYGKIMMWFFLVSDAFTFSAFLIYYGAQKFAQPSWIDADKVFQSIPGIADSGQPLVFVGIMTFILIMSSVTMVLAVEAGHRNSKQEVVKWMLWTILGGLMFIGCQALEWSHLHHMGFWFGQNPATGLTDDNAIVNALQPYFTKDISYTAALQFSNLFFTITGFHGFHVSIGILLNIIVLSMTLNNTFERRGTYLMIEKVGLYWHFVDLVWVFVFTFFYLV, encoded by the coding sequence ATGAGTACAACAGTATCGCAATTGGATAAGGTAAAACAAGGACCTTGGAGCGGAGGTAAATCACCTTGGAACTTAGAGTATGGAAAGATCATGATGTGGTTTTTCCTAGTATCAGATGCATTTACATTCTCTGCATTCTTGATTTATTATGGTGCTCAAAAATTTGCGCAACCTAGCTGGATTGATGCGGATAAGGTATTCCAATCTATTCCAGGTATCGCAGATTCAGGTCAACCTTTGGTTTTCGTGGGTATCATGACTTTTATTTTGATCATGTCTTCCGTTACGATGGTACTTGCCGTAGAAGCAGGACATCGAAATTCAAAGCAAGAGGTTGTCAAATGGATGTTATGGACTATTTTAGGTGGTCTTATGTTCATAGGCTGTCAGGCTTTAGAGTGGAGCCACTTACATCACATGGGCTTCTGGTTCGGTCAAAATCCAGCAACTGGATTAACGGATGATAATGCCATTGTAAATGCTCTCCAACCTTATTTCACCAAGGACATTTCTTACACAGCTGCATTGCAGTTCTCTAATCTATTCTTTACCATTACAGGTTTTCACGGATTCCACGTATCAATCGGTATATTGTTGAACATTATTGTGTTGAGCATGACCTTAAACAATACGTTTGAAAGAAGAGGAACTTACCTAATGATTGAAAAAGTAGGTTTATACTGGCACTTTGTGGATTTAGTTTGGGTATTCGTATTTACCTTCTTCTACCTAGTATAA
- a CDS encoding cytochrome C oxidase subunit IV family protein: MTNHENISEHDAHAHGEGMDKKRIWSVFFVLLALTALEFLIALGFVHHWGIIQKGMLVNTIYIVLTLVKAYYIVAFFMHLKFEKSSFIVTCAVVFFFIIYFIILMLVEGGYLHTVMTHQPTFPHQ, from the coding sequence ATGACTAATCACGAAAATATATCAGAACACGATGCGCATGCGCATGGCGAAGGAATGGATAAAAAACGTATCTGGAGTGTATTCTTTGTTCTATTAGCTTTAACAGCATTAGAATTCTTAATCGCTTTAGGTTTTGTACACCACTGGGGAATCATACAAAAAGGAATGCTAGTGAATACAATCTATATTGTATTGACATTGGTAAAAGCCTATTATATCGTAGCATTCTTCATGCACTTGAAGTTCGAGAAATCTAGCTTTATCGTTACTTGTGCAGTAGTATTTTTCTTTATTATCTATTTCATTATTTTAATGTTGGTTGAAGGTGGTTATTTACACACTGTAATGACTCATCAACCTACTTTCCCACATCAATAA
- a CDS encoding SCO family protein — MGSNEYIKLPVFGEKKLSGEMRRVMGREIPDTIFHQLSPVEFMNYDNKPVKFLGTDTAVSVVHLFYTRDQGLSKQLVHDMSTIAARFKSNPKVELYSISVDPNDSSADLEKFIAPYKKDKNPHWFVVNKPSVDIFEFARTAMLIEAMPVPADSTKFIISNQFVLIDSEKRIRGFYDISLRSELDRLEDEIKVQLVEEVRNNPLKVERK; from the coding sequence ATGGGCTCTAATGAGTACATTAAGCTGCCAGTTTTTGGAGAGAAAAAGCTTTCTGGTGAAATGCGACGTGTGATGGGAAGAGAAATCCCCGACACCATATTCCACCAATTAAGTCCGGTTGAGTTTATGAATTATGACAATAAACCGGTTAAATTCCTAGGTACTGACACAGCCGTTTCAGTAGTTCATTTATTCTATACCAGAGATCAAGGTCTTTCTAAGCAATTGGTTCATGATATGAGTACCATTGCAGCTAGATTCAAATCGAATCCGAAGGTGGAACTTTATTCTATATCAGTTGACCCGAATGATTCTTCAGCAGATTTGGAAAAGTTTATTGCGCCTTACAAGAAAGACAAAAATCCACATTGGTTTGTCGTGAACAAACCAAGTGTAGATATCTTTGAATTTGCAAGAACCGCGATGCTCATTGAAGCCATGCCGGTACCAGCGGATAGCACAAAATTTATTATCAGCAACCAATTTGTCTTGATAGATTCCGAGAAAAGGATCAGAGGTTTCTATGATATCAGTCTTCGGTCAGAATTGGATCGCCTAGAAGATGAGATCAAGGTACAGTTGGTTGAGGAGGTTAGAAATAATCCATTAAAAGTAGAGAGAAAGTAA
- a CDS encoding DUF420 domain-containing protein, with the protein MTEEEKKYKGIIWTLSVIIPLAVAALFGINLQKMGYDVEPLSFLPPIYATINGLTAVCLVIAVAAIKRGNVKMHENLIKLCMVFSSLFLLMYVAYHMTSTSTSYGGEGAIKYVYFFILVTHIILSIVIIPFVLFTFVRGIAGAYERHKKLARITYPMWLYVAVTGVIVYLMISPYYTH; encoded by the coding sequence ATGACTGAAGAAGAAAAGAAATATAAAGGCATAATCTGGACCCTGTCTGTAATTATTCCTTTAGCGGTTGCTGCCTTATTTGGCATAAACCTACAAAAGATGGGCTATGATGTGGAACCCCTTAGTTTTCTGCCTCCGATTTATGCTACCATCAATGGATTGACAGCAGTATGTTTGGTAATCGCAGTTGCAGCTATCAAAAGAGGAAATGTCAAGATGCACGAAAACTTGATTAAGTTGTGCATGGTTTTCTCTTCCTTGTTTCTGCTGATGTATGTAGCTTATCATATGACTTCCACTTCAACAAGTTATGGTGGAGAAGGAGCAATTAAATATGTGTATTTTTTCATTCTTGTGACACATATCATTTTATCGATCGTCATTATCCCATTCGTATTATTTACTTTTGTTAGAGGGATTGCTGGTGCCTATGAGCGTCATAAGAAGCTAGCACGCATCACTTATCCTATGTGGCTTTATGTTGCAGTTACAGGAGTAATTGTGTATCTCATGATTTCTCCGTATTACACGCATTAA
- a CDS encoding ABC transporter ATPase, translating into MKKVWIYQADRFFTQPEHEIAQAKLDSFIREWTAHGSQLAGKAEIINNLFIILTVDEEIAQVTGCSIDKSVRILKELEVELNIGLFNRTLISYRDSENNIQLVSRDVFEALCKEGEVNAETIVFNNLVQTEEELKSNWQVPMKNSWHATVFK; encoded by the coding sequence ATGAAGAAAGTTTGGATTTATCAGGCAGATCGATTTTTCACACAACCCGAGCATGAGATCGCTCAAGCAAAATTAGATTCCTTTATCAGAGAATGGACTGCGCATGGTAGTCAGTTAGCGGGCAAGGCAGAAATTATCAATAACCTTTTTATTATATTAACTGTTGACGAAGAGATCGCTCAGGTCACTGGATGTTCTATTGATAAGTCAGTAAGGATCCTAAAGGAGCTGGAGGTAGAATTGAACATTGGTCTATTCAACAGAACCTTGATCAGTTACCGAGATAGTGAAAACAATATACAATTGGTTTCAAGGGATGTTTTTGAAGCGCTGTGCAAAGAAGGTGAAGTAAATGCTGAAACCATTGTCTTCAACAATTTAGTGCAAACAGAAGAAGAATTAAAGAGCAATTGGCAGGTCCCGATGAAAAACAGTTGGCATGCCACTGTATTTAAATAG
- a CDS encoding DoxX family protein, which translates to MKNSRTDLGLLIIRIGFGLTMIAFHGLQKLMGGPEKWTAIGKSMGNLGIDFMPTIFGFTAGLAESLGSLLLILGLWTRPAAIILALTMLVATLNHLAKGDGLSGASHAIEFMIVYIAFAIMGPGKLSIDKK; encoded by the coding sequence ATGAAAAATTCAAGAACAGATTTAGGTCTATTAATAATTCGCATAGGATTCGGATTGACCATGATTGCCTTTCACGGCCTACAGAAGTTAATGGGTGGTCCAGAAAAATGGACTGCAATTGGTAAATCAATGGGAAACTTAGGAATTGACTTTATGCCTACTATTTTTGGATTTACCGCAGGATTAGCAGAGTCCCTGGGATCTCTGTTGTTAATATTAGGTTTGTGGACAAGACCAGCGGCCATTATTTTGGCCTTGACCATGTTGGTGGCTACATTGAACCATCTTGCCAAAGGTGATGGTTTGTCTGGAGCATCACACGCGATTGAATTTATGATCGTCTATATCGCATTCGCCATTATGGGTCCTGGAAAACTTAGCATCGACAAAAAGTAA